A region of the Ptychodera flava strain L36383 chromosome 22, AS_Pfla_20210202, whole genome shotgun sequence genome:
agagagagagagagagagagagagagagagagagagagagagtgagagagagagagagagaggcagacagacagacaggcaggcaggcagacagaaagGCAGAGACAGTCAGAAAGACATGCAGACAGAGAAATgcagagacagacaggcagacagacccTATTAGATAGACTGAGAGAAGGAGAAGAGACAGGACAAGTCGTCGAAGCAGACACCGACATATCACGTTAAAAGGGTTTGAAAGAGACAGAGATCTTTCGAACAACGGGACAAACAGACAACGGACAGAGAGCGAAAGTCAATCTGTTTCGACTTTGTCTAGCTTTCTCATAACCTTTGTGAATCAACTCTTGACAGATGTCGGCAGAAGTCCACACATCAGTTTCATGAAGTTGGCAAAGAAATACGGCGACATATTTTCCATCAAACTAGGGAGTCACACAATCGTTGTTCTCAACAACGTTGAACTCGTCAACGAGGcgttaataaaaaaattcaacgaCTTCGCAGGAAGGCCCTACATCTACTCAAGTAAGcggaataatattttttcaattttcctttaATGACCGAAACCATTATCTCCCACTAAAGATCTGAGTTTTCAATAAGTCTGGACTCTGTTGTACATAAATAAAAGAGGATTTTATTCATGTCGTTTATAACTGTAAAGTCAAGTAAAATCTTTTGGATTGTGATTATGGTGATGTCTGAAAGTTACCGCTGGATTAtgaatggaaaataaaaatacgTCAATGCAGGTTGACGCATTTACTAGCAACTTCATCTGTTTCAAAGACAATGACACACAATTATTTCGGGTGATAAGaagtaaatatatattactagtATTGTTTCCATTGTGCATGGAACTAACACGGGTATTGCAATCCTATATATAGCGGACATCTTTTCAGAGGGCCgcaaagatattatttttggaGATTTTGGCCCCACCTGGAAACTGCACAGGAAGTTAAGCCATGCTGCGATGAGGTATGATTTTCCAACTATACTATACGTCTCTGTTTCTTCGACACATTCTGACCGCATCATAGCGGTCTTAAAGGGACATACgatgtaacttgtggcaagtttttcagtattctgcttctgtatatcaactaccgtgtctgaccctaatccgtttgtcatgctgaaattcaaGTATTCTTTTAGTctacacagcttgtatgtgtgtagtgatgttgtttattgtttacaaatgaattctagtccggacttgaatacaattttcaacaataacaatggagattatacttacacaggttgtgttgatattctaaatacatgtacttgacattaaattacagtttagggattcaatgcagaaagtgtagggaaaccacaaaacaaaagttctgaaaaaatagccaaaagcacagcttatggagctttaatgcAACCACGCCTTTAAggcagtatgtgcctcgaaaatgaaagacttaaacttttgctcaatctttgctcaagaaatatatttatcatgccttttcaaaatcaagattaaaaatcgggggtcaccgggCAAATTTTGTTTCTACAGAAAGAAATGATACAAGATTTACCggtatttaaaattaaaatggccgccatccttagCTCCATGGGGCAAATtaaatttcggattttcgaaaaactaagttttcttttaccaagagctttaaaatgaacccccacaaattGTGGatcaaaaaagtattgtaaaaagtttgagagtccgaatgtctgtccccgataCGTTCTATCTTCACACATACAAGTGTACCTTGAGAGAACGTATTTTATAATGTTTAATATTATGTCCATGTTATGTGTGCATCGATACCGTATGTGgcttattttgttttgatgggTCGAGCGTCCTCTTGCATTCAGGACAGGTGGTCTCATATCGTAGATATTTTTTCATAGCTTTATTATATCTTGATCAAAGCCACTCTATTATTcaatatatgaaaatttataCCCACAAAGTCCGACATGTTGGAACGTGTTGGGGTACGAAATTTCTGCCACATTAACAACAATCGCCGAACGTTCATTTCTATCATAGAGCCATATTGAAAAATTTCAGGAAGCATTCTAACAGTTCACATAAGCTATTGATatccaaaaaatagcaaaccATTGACTCATTCCAAGAAGTCAGAATTCGTCGATAGAACAGTAAACATCAAGGTAGGCAGGTAGACGAAGAAAGGCGTTCCGGGGCAGGATTGCCATGGCGATAAGATCTAATCACAAGCAGACAGACACAGAGTAATTCAgacaaatttacatatcaaactGATCATtatataaatgaaatgaaatctaGTCGACATTGCAATACTAGATCGAATGAGAAAGTGTCTTTGTAGGCCGATTTCTAGTGATCACATTTCATCTCTGAAAGGTCGTATGCTAGTGGCCAGACGCTGGAGCGTCTTGTCATCGATGAAGCCTTCCCGAAGTTGAGGGATCTCTTCCGTAGCAAGGCCGGCGAAGAGTTCGACGTCAAGCCGATGTTAATGCTGGTTATCTGTAACATCATGGCCACTGTGTGCTTTAATCGCAAGTGAGTTCTCAACTCATTCTCTGCGCTGTCTATTTGATGTTATCTCTGCAGGGGTAAATAATCACAAAGAACACTTTCTATCGATGAATGAGCTGTCGACGACGTAAAAACCCGGATATCCGAAAGGATATCTCGGTGTATATCACGGAAAACTTGACATTGGTTGAAAACTTGACATTTTTGGTTACATCATGCAGGGTAATACTTGGAGGCTTTTTGTCGTGCTGAATCAAGTAACAACATTATTCCATCAGACATGAGAACAAATTTGAAGAAACAGACACTGTAATTTTAGGGATTGCTAGAAACTGCACAGACAAATGCAAATGGATGGTCTCATTTTCATTTGCCTTCTAAAGTCAACTTTCCTGAGTGTGCTAGAATATTCTCCGGTTTAGGGAACACATTCTCATGTATTGGTCTCGGTATATTGAGGCAGTGGGCAAATCGAAGAGGGCAGTTCTAAAATTTTGCTTATGCTCTGATCAACTTCAAATTCATCCCCTTCATAGCTGAAAGATCATGGCTTATATGCTCAGCGAACAACCACAAATCCATTATTGAAGGGCTGCCACTCTCTGGGTTATTattgtttgataaaaaataacttttcgAATTATATGAAAGCAAGACGATgtaaagttaatttactttgcAGGTGTAAGAATTTTTGAGAGTCAAGATTCTTTCAACAACAGCGGGGCACATTCTCTCTCAAGGTATTTGTCACCTCTCACGGTCAGAGATAAATAACACACGATAAATATTTACGTAACTATCCGATTTTTAGTGAAAGTTTCAAGTTTAATTCGTTGTTAGATACTCTCTTGACGACGAGGAGTTCTTGGAATTTGTCCACACGACAGAGGACATGGTTCATGGCGTTGGTAATGGTCTTTTGGCGGATTTTCTCCACTGGGCCAAGTATCTCCCCACACCCGGACCATCGACTGTCAAGAAACTCACGGAGAGGTTTACCGGTTTTCTCCGAAAGAAACTGGATGAACACCGAAGGAACTTTGACAAAGGTACAGAAAAACAAAACGACAAGACTGAAATTATTAGCTTTGTCACTTATTATCAGGAAAACTTGCACAAATAACTGGCCGTGAAAATGTTATTGGGACTTTGTTAGCATCGGCATGGACGCTGCATGTTAGAACAAACCGGGTCCGGCGTACGGGCAAAATATCTCTGCCAGTCGTCTGG
Encoded here:
- the LOC139123356 gene encoding steroid 17-alpha-hydroxylase/17,20 lyase-like; amino-acid sequence: MEIFDSLSSACAIILLVASLIAFILSSYKRPPGFPPGPRGLPIVGCILDVGRSPHISFMKLAKKYGDIFSIKLGSHTIVVLNNVELVNEALIKKFNDFAGRPYIYSTDIFSEGRKDIIFGDFGPTWKLHRKLSHAAMRSYASGQTLERLVIDEAFPKLRDLFRSKAGEEFDVKPMLMLVICNIMATVCFNRKYSLDDEEFLEFVHTTEDMVHGVGNGLLADFLHWAKYLPTPGPSTVKKLTERFTGFLRKKLDEHRRNFDKDNLRDLTDHLIHAQNEAVQEGAEQVGSLTETHMVQTLSDMFGAGIDTSSIAMNWCIVYMVKHPDIQATVAREIDTVIGRDRQPALSDRGSLPYCEAVIREVLRIQTVAPLGIPHSACVDSSIVADVVRFIERCLKNGRP